From a region of the Lactuca sativa cultivar Salinas chromosome 4, Lsat_Salinas_v11, whole genome shotgun sequence genome:
- the LOC111920473 gene encoding uncharacterized protein LOC111920473, with amino-acid sequence MSLVKEGGSLTYKVPVLTPTNYPVWAVKVKSIMDAHGIWETVEPKTSDKAPDQKKSKQALAFLFQAIPEDMVLQMASYTDPEQVWDGLKTRYLRVDRVRTARLATLKRELESLSMKEDEMVDDFVTKLSGLASKVKSLGYELEEGDLVKRLLDSMPKSFLQIVASIEQCFELDSMLFDEAVGRLKAYKERIRGTEKVEDTQGGLLLASDEKSHVCKHYGNGRSNRDDFGHGRGRGRGSGRSRDGNERVRDKSHVRCYKYGELGHYKNECPKWEKEEAGLIEEEPTLF; translated from the coding sequence ATGTCGTTGGTTAAAGAAGGAGGTTCATTGACATATAAAGTTCCGGTTTTGACTCCAACGAATTATCCGGTGTGGGCGGTTAAAGTCAAGTCAATTATGGATGCACATGGCATATGGGAGACGGTCGAACCGAAGACGTCAGATAAAGCACCAGATCAAAAGAAGTCAAAACAAGCTCTTGCTTTTTTGTTTCAAGCGATACCCGAAGACATGGTGTTGCAAATGGCGAGTTACACCGACCCAGAACAAGTGTGGGATGGGCTAAAAACACGGTATTTGAGAGTGGATCGGGTAAGAACGGCTCGACTTGCAACCTTAAAAAGGGAGCTTGAAAGTTTAAGCATGAAAGAGGATGAAATGGTTGATGATTTTGTGACAAAATTATCCGGTTTAGCGTCAAAAGTAAAGAGTCTTGGATATGAACTTGAAGAAGGTGATTTGGTAAAAAGGTTACTAGATTCGATGCCTAAGTCGTTTCTTCAAATCGTGGCTTCAATTGAGCAATGTTTCGAGTTGGATTCAATGTTATTCGATGAAGCGGTTGGTAGATTAAAGGCGTACAAGGAGCGTATAAGAGGAACTGAGAAAGTGGAGGACACTCAAGGTGGGTTGTTGTTGGCTAGTGACGAAAAGTCACATGTTTGTAAGCATTATGGCAATGGACGTTCAAATCGGGATGACTTTGGACATGGTCGGGGAAGAGGTCGGGGGTCCGGGAGAAGTCGAGATGGTAATGAACGTGTCCGGGATAAAAGTCACGTTAGATGTTACAAATATGGTGAGCTTGGTCACTATAAAAACGAGTGTCCTAAATGGGAAAAGGAAGAAGCGGGTCTAATCGAAGAGGAACCGACATTGTTTTGA